CCAGCGAAATCAAAACGATGGTAGAGAACCTACAGAGCCAAGCAAAACAATCGGTTAAAGCCATTAACATTAGCCAAGAGAAAGCAACCGCTGGTGTTAAACATATGAATGAAGCAGACGTTGCGTTAAAAAGAATTGTTGAAGCAGTTGTCGCGATCAATGAGATGAACACTCATATTGCAACCGCAACAAAAGAAGAAAGTGACGTCGCTAACGACATGAACGAGCGAATCGTACATGTCGCGGATACGTCGAGTAAAACTCGAAATAATGCACTAAATAATCAGGAGCTTGCAGAACACTTGTCGCAAGTCGGCCAAGTTTTACGCGATGATACAATACGTTTTACGATCTAGTATTGAATAACCAACGCTCTTCGATAATCAGAATATACTGATAACCCGTCATTCACTAAGGCTAACATTTTTCACTTCAATGTTAGTCTTAGACTCTTTATTTCTTTAAGATTTCAAAACATGGCACGCACTAGAAAAAGAGCTGGGAGAAGGCTTCAGGATATGTAATTATTATTAGTATCACAATAGTAATAGATATCAGCAAAATTATGGCCAGTGAGAACATCATCGATTTTTGGCATTCTAAAGTAACCAAACATAAGAGTGTCTATGTGGTACCCGATGGCTGTCAGGATGTGATTTTTAGCTTACAAAAAAACCGCTCTCCTCAGGTTTACCTCTCTCCACTTTATCTACAAACTATCAACGTAGAAATGGAACCAGAGACAGAAATGATGGGGTTTCGTCTTAGGCCTGGTTGTGAAGTTAAACAATTGGACAAATCGGGCTTGCTGTCATCTCTTCATTCCACAAGTAAACTAACCGACCAAATAGAAAGTGCAACACATACCAATGAGAATATATCTGAGGTATTACATTGTATTAAGCAACATGGCACCAGTATTCAACACTGTGCCAATCAATTGGGCGTTAGCTCCAGAACCTTACAACGAGTGATCTCACGCAACACCCCGCGTAGTCCGTCATTTTGGCTACGCCTAGCAAGAGCCAGACAGAGCGCAAAAACGCTGGTTGACGGTGGTATATTTACAGAAGTAGCTTATCAATACCAATATACCGATCAGTCACATATGTGCAGAGAGATCAAACATTGGTTTGGTGTCACTCCCTCAGAGTTACTCAAACGGCACGACCTGATCTCTCAACTGTTCTGGCAAGCGTATTAGTTACGAATTGGGCTGCATATCTCAACTAAAAAACCATTGATATCATTTACATATGCAGTAGTTTGTCCCCATGGCATTTCTTCAACTTTCTGGACCAATCGAGCACCAGCACTGATTGCTATCTCCAACACGTTGGCTACATTTTCTGTTTCAAAAGCTATTTCAAAACTCGGTGTCAAAGTATTGGGAGCAACAGCCCCTTTGCCCAGTTGGTTCATTAGTTTCAGAGAGGAGAATGATAACGTCGTACCTCCTGTATCTAATTCTCCATAGTCACCGCCTTCATGGAGGAATGAACACTTAAAACCGAATGCTTTCTCATAGAACTCGAGCGTTTTCGTAACATCTTCAACATAAAGTATGGCGTACTTAAATCTCATTTTATTTCCCTCTAACCTACGAATGAATAGCGAGAATAGAATGGGCAAGTGTGGTTGTATTGGATATAAGCGACAGAGATCAATTTTGACTTGAACTTTATTGCAACTGTTTCTATGTCACTTTCACTTATCGTAACCGATCTGATTCCTTATTCTCTTCCGAGAATTCAGATGGTGTTGTGTCTTTAGAAAGCCAGTTGCCGTTTACAATGCAAAATGATGCTGTCACCGTCTATGGCCTCAATGAGAGTCATACTAGCATCTTAAAAAGCGCTATGATGGCAAAGCAATTAAACGACGCGCTTAACGCGCCTACGAACTAAACAAGGTTTTAGGGGGATGTCCTACTATCTCCGATCCGTACCGTCTTCCCTCAACTGTCTCATAAACGATAAATTACTAGGTTTGCCGAATTTGCATAGTGAGCAATTTATATGTTGGTAATATGTTAATAAGTGGTGACAGTAATTTCAACCATCTATCAACGCCTCTTTACTATCACTACCATCAATTAAAAGTATGCGGGAAATTAATAGACCTATTTTACATACCAGTTCGGTCTGCCTGAAGTAGGGCCTTAACAACCAGAAAACATGCTTAGTGAAAAATGTTTGTTTTACCATCACGATACGTTTTTAGAACAAGGAGAGGGACGTGAATAAAATAGTAATGTCTGGCGTAATAGCCGTACTAGGCAGTTCATCGCTTCAATTACATGCGGCAGATATGACAAACGACACCGATAGGCCAAACGTGTTGGTTATTATTGCGGATGATATGGGCTTTAGTGATATAGGCGCATATGGCAGTGAAATAGAAACACCCAATATTAACCAGCTTGCGAAAGAAGGGGTCAGCTTTACTAACTTCCATGTTGGGGCAACGTGTTCTCCTACTCGTACCATGCTGATCAGCGGCGTCGATAACCACTTAGCAGGCCTCGGTAACATGCATGAAATTATGGCCGACAATCAGTTCGGAAAACCGGGCTATGAAGGCCATCTAAATAATAGTGTTGTTACTATTGCAACCGTATTGAAAGATGCTGGTTACCATACCTACATGGCGGGTAAATGGCATCTCGGCAGCAATAAAGATTCCATCCCCTATTCTCGAGGGTTTGAACAATCATTTGCTCTTGCAGAAAGTGGAGCAGACAACTGGGTTGAAATGCCTTATGCACCAATGTATGACAGGGTGCATTACTTTGAGAACGAAAACGAAGTCAAACTACCGACTGAAGACTACTACTCTTCCAATTTCTATACACAACGAATCATCGATAATATCGAGAGCAATCGTGAAGATGGTAAGCCATTTTTAGCATGGATTGGTTACCAGGCCGTTCACTACCCTCATCAAGCACCTAAAGAGTTTATCGACAAATATGACGGTGTTTATGATTCCGGTTGGGAAGCGCTTCGTAGCCGTCGACTCAAGAATCAAAACGAGCAGAAGTTATTCCCTAACGCGGTATCCGTTGATGACAAATTTGGAAAAACATCGTTTGATGATTGGAAATTACCTGAATGGGATGCACTTTCTGAAGAAGAAAAGAAATTTAATGCTCGCCGCATGCAAACCTACGCGGGCATGGTCGACAATATGGATCACAACATAGGCAAAATATTTGCCTATTTGGAAGATATCAAAGAGTTAGATAATACATTGATTATATTTATGTCTGACAATGGTACCGATCCTAACCTACTATCAAACAACGAAGCATATCGTCCATGGTATGAAAAAAACTATGAATTCACCTATATGGACGACTACAAAGGTGACTATTCTGAAATGGGGCAAAAAGGGTCCTACGCCGATTATGGTCCAGGTTGGGCTGCCGCTGCCAATACACCAAATAGCTACTTTAAAACCTTCTCTACTGAGGGGGGGTTAAGGGTTCCATTTATTGCTCGATTCCCGTCCGCTATTCCTAGCGACAGTAAGGTTAATACATTTGCTTTTGTAAAAGACATCTACCCTACTATTCTAGAAGTCACCAATATTGACAGGCATACTGGTACCTATAACGGCAAAAAATACCATGCACCAGATGGCACCAGTGCTTGGAGTGTAATGACTGGCAAACAAAAAGCCGTGCACCCTGATTCGGAAGCCATTGGCTATGAACTGGCGGGTAGTAGTGCCGTATTTAAAGGCAGATATAAACTCGCCATCAACCCACCACCCAAAGGAAATGGCGAGTGGGAATTGTATGACATCACTATTGACCCTTCAGAGCTAAATAACCTAGCCAAGGACAAACCAGAAATGGTCGCTCAAATGAGAAAAGAATATAAGGCGTATGAAAAAAAGAACTCACTTGTTCCTGTACCTGAAGGTTATAACCCGATAGATCAAGTTATAAAAAACAGCAAACTATAAGGAATGACAGCACCCGTGTTTGTCGTAAAAAACAGTGTGTTTGTGATAGCTCTCGTGCTCATTGACGCTATCACGTCATTCGCTTATGGTGAATCAAGATTAGACAATGTATTTGTCGGCAGTCAAAGCTGTGAGTCATGCCATGAGCAAGAAACGAAGGCATGGCAAGGCTCGCATCATGATAAAGCAATGCAGCACGCTAATGATGAGTCCGTTCTGGGCGACTTTGATAATGCAGAGTTACACTACCAAAATGAAGTAAACCGGTTTTTCAAAAAAGACGATGAATATTGGGTCAATATTCAGGATGAGAACGGCATTTTTCATGACTATAAAATCAGCTTCACCTTCGGTTTTGATCCACTTCAGCAGTACATGGTTAAATTCCCTGACGGAAGAATTCAATTAATCCCTTTTGCCTGGGATTCGAGAGCTGAAGCGGAAAATGGTCAAAAATGGTTTTATTTGTACCCAAGCATGAATCCGACCAGCTCATTTTTTTGGACCAATTCCGGACAGAATTGGAATTACACATGTGCCGATTGTCACTCCACAAATCTAAAGAAAAATTACGATACAAAGTCAGACCAATACGCGACAACATGGAGTGAAATTGATGTCAATTGCGAAGCGTGCCATGGTCCGGCCTCGCAACATGTTCTATGGGCGAATAAAGAGGTCAAGCCTGAAGACAAACATTTTGGCTTTCAACGAAATCTATCTAAATCGGTAAAGCAGTGGCAATTTATTGAAGGCCAATCAACGCTTCAACCAACGAGTATAGAATCCACTGATTTAGTCTCCACTTGCGCTCAATGTCATAGCAGACGCGTTCAGCTCAATGATTCCGTTAACCACACACAAGGCGAGTTTGGCGACAAATACGAGCTAAATTTGATATCTCCTGACATTTATTATTCTGATGGACAGATTTTCGATGAGGATTATGTCTATGGGTCATTTCTTCAATCTAAAATGGCAGCGAAAGGTGTTGTCTGCACAGATTGTCACGACCCTCATACCGCAAAGCTCGTTATTCCAGAAGAGGCGGTATGTTTACAGTGCCATTTATCCAATAAATATTCATCGATAGAACATAGCCATCATGATCCAGGCTCAGAAGGTGATCGGTGTGTTAACTGCCACATGCCAGCAACAAACTACATGCAGATCGACCCAAGAAGGGATCACGCATGGCATATACCAAACCCAATGAGAAGCAATCAGATGAATACACCGGATGTCTGTACAGATTGCCATAGTGACAAAAACCCGCAGTGGGCGGCCTCTTATATAGACCAATGGTTTCCAGACTCAACCCGAAATAAAGAAAAACATTTCTCCCTCGCCTATTTTGCGGGAGAAATTGGTCATTCTGCTGCTGAGCAAGCATTGGGCTATATCGCTTTAGATAAAAATCAAGCGGATATTATCAGAGCGTCAGCATTGAGCCGTCTTAGTAATATTGACGGGAAATTCGCAACAATTGCAGCGATGAGAGGAAGTAAAGATACCAGTCCACTGGTGCGATTTGCGGCGGTTTCAGCGACATCCAGTTATAACAATGAAGATCGGTGGGCACTGTTGTCTCCCCTACTCGATGACCCAATACTAATGGTAAGAACCGCGGCGGCAGGTGCGCTTATAGAAGGCTGGTCGTCCTTAAGTTCTGCCCAACAAACACAACTAAGCCCAGCTTTAAATGAGTATATAGATATTCAAAGGTACAACTCTGACCGAGCATTTGCTCGCACCAATCTAGGTAATGTTTATCGAGCACAAGGTGCATTTGAATCAGCGCTCACAAGCTACCAAGGCGCGATAGAAATAGAGCCGTACTTTGAGACGAGTTATGTCAATTTAGCTGATCTATACAGAGAACAGAACCGAGATGACTTAGCAAAAGCAACCCTCGAGAAAGGCGCAAAAAATGCGCCAAATTCGGCAGCGATTCAATTCAGCCTTGGTCTTCTTCATCTTCGACAAGATAACTCGACCCTCGCCTTAGCGCACTTAATACGTTCTGTAGAACTCGAACCTAAAAATAGCTATTACCAAAGCATCACTGAACTCGCAAAAAGCCAACTTAATACCCCGTCTCCAACAACATTACCCGAATAATTAATTAGAAGAAGAAAAAACCACCGATATATTATTAAGAACTATACTAAAAAATTCTATAAACAAAGGTTTAGCTGAGCGTGATACAAACAGAAAAAAATAAATCTATTAACAGTTACCGCACCTTATCAACATCTGATTTTGGTCAACTAGAGACCTTTAACAAAGATAAAGGTCGGCAATACACACAACTTCGGCCCGGAGAACTGAACGCAAAATGTATCGAAGTGAATCTCGGCGACGTACTGCTGCTTCGTGAACAGTTAAATATCGGCACGAGAATAGAGGCATCCCCCCCTAGCAGTTATGTTCCTTTCGCCTCTCTCGTAATACCGTCGATTCGCGGCTCCTTCTATGGCAACATCAACCCCAAAAAGCGTTTACTTCAAGCTTCCGGCGGTGACTGGGATATCAACGTTTCCAACCACATTGATTATGTTGCAACTATTTTTAGTCGCGATTTTCTATACCAAAATTATCTTCTTCTTACCGGTCAAGAATTCCCTATTGAATGGCTTAAAAATAAAGCAGTACAAACCGAAGAAACCGCATTCAATCAATATACACATGGGTTAAGCCAGTTAATCTACCTTCTTCACCAACAACCTGAACTGCTACATCATCAATTAGTAAAGAAAGCCTATAGCGAAACAGTATTAGACATAACACTCAATGCACTAAAACCAACAAGTGTGTATAGAGAAAAACTATTACCGCAGTCCAAGCGAATCAAAGGGGTCCGTATCGCGATAGAGTTCCTAAAACATCACGCACACTTGGTACCCACCAAATCTGAATTATGTGAAATTTCAGGCTTAAGTGAGCGCAGCTTACAATATGGATTTCAAGAGTATTTTGGCTTAACACCCAACCAATACTTACGAGCTTTACGCTTAAATGGTGTTCGACAAGAGTTGATCGCCAGTTCAAGCAATCATCATAGCGTCTCTAACATTGCTCTCAACTGGGGGTTCTTTGAACTCGGTCGTTTCTCTGGTGAGTACAAACGATTTTTCAACGAATTACCTTCCGCAACTTTAAAGCGTTGTTATTAGCTCATCAGTTACTTCACATTTAACAATGACTATCCCAGCGATTTTTTCTGCTTGAATGAGCCTTCTTAATATGATTTTTTGATAGTTTTATCCTTTTTGAGCTTACTATCAATTAATTGCTATGCTTGTAGTATTGCCTTTTTATACCATGGATAGGACTAATATTATGAACAGATACATTCTAGGGTTTATATTGATCACCATTACATTATCCTTCAATAGCATTGCCAATGAAGAGGAAAACGATCAGGAAGGAAGGCACCAACCTCCGTCGTTTAGCACTGTCGATACCAATAGTGATGGCGTGATTGACGAAGATGAACTCAATCATTTCCGAGGAAAACAACAGGATGACGATGCCTCCGACACCAATGATTCGACTGATCAGGAGAACAAGATAAGCGCTTTCGCATCCTTCGATAAGAATAAAGACGGCTATATTACAGAAGTTGAGCTCGCGGCACACAGTAAGTACTCCAACCCAGGGAATGGAAGTGGAGAAAGGAAGCATAAAGAAAAGGCCAACAGCAACAGTCGAAACAAAAAAGGAAACGACAAAGGAAACGACAAAAGTAATAGCGGCGGCGGAAAAAGTAACAATAACAGTGGTGGCAGTAAGAAAAAGTAGGTCCCCATGAATAAACAACGATCATTATTAAAATGGAGTATTACGGGGACCGTAGTGGCAACACTGTGTTGTTTTACCCCAATCCTTGTCATCTTATTCACCGCGATTGGTCTTTCTGGATTGATTGGCTATTTGGATTATGTCCTGTTGCCTTCTCTCCTATTTTTCGTTGGCCTGACAACTTATGCGTTATTTAAAAACAAGAAAAAAAACGAATCCGAATGCGATTAGTTGGACCACGAATTAGAGTGTGTGTCCCCACTAATTGCTCATTTTTGCAGGTTATGGCAAAAAAAGAACCCGACATTCATTTGGAGCTGGTTGCCTCGGCAACACAGAACCCAATTCAAAACCTTCAGGATGGTACTGTTGATGTTGTCTTGGCCCCCGGATACTTGGCGATCCCCGGTATTGACTCAATCCCTGTATTTCAAGATGAACTCGTATTGATTACACATTCACAACATGCATTGGCAAAAAAGGCATTTATTGAAGCAACAGATTTGGAATGTGAAGATTATCTGACCTATAGCAAATCTGCGCAACCAGGTTTTGAGTATGAACGATTTATACGCCCTTCCGGTGTGGTCCCTTATTTGGTCACCGTTGTTGAAGTGACCGATGCAATTATCGAACTGATAGCCGCAGGGTTCGGTGTGAGTATCCTTTCAAAGTGGGCCGTTCAATCTGCCATCAATAATGGAAGTGTATCAGCGGTGACATTAGGAAAGTCGACACTCACTCTCGGTTGGTCAGCGCTCGTACGGGAATCAGAACCAACTCCTGCCGCAGCAAGAGTTGTGTCGAGTAGACTAGCCGAATGGTTTCGGTGTTAATTTTCAGTCCTCGCGGCGATGAAATGCGACCAATGTTATCGCTAAGGCAAATCGAAAAGTAATGCTGTCACCTGCTCTTGCTGGCCATTCATAAATCGCACCTTGTTTTGCTGTTCGATCTTTGCGCCGGATCCCGCTTCAATAATGGTATTGTCGATCTGAAGCTTACCCCTTATTTGATGAAGGTAGACATTGCGTCCATCTTCAATGTCAAAATCGATGCTTTGGCCCGCGTCCAATATCAGTTGGTACAGTGACGCATCTTGCTTAATGCTCAACGCACCATCATTCCCGTCAGGGCTAGCAATTAGCGTCAGGCCGTTCTCTTTACCGAAATTCTTTTGCTGGTAACCTGGTGTTTTACCAAACGTGTTCGGTTGAATCCAGATCTGTAGGAATTTTAAGTTTTCATTTTGCGACGCATTGTACTCACTGTGGTAAATGCCTCGTCCTGCTGACATTAATTGAAACTCACCAGCAGGTAAAACCTGAACATTTCCTTCACTGTCTTTGTGCTCGATAATGCCTTCTAAGACATAGCTGACAATTTCCATGTCGCGATGACCGTGAGTGCCGAAACCTGCTCCGGGCTTAACAATGTCATCATTGATAACTCTAAGAGCGGAAAAACCCATATGCTTTGGATCGTGATAGTGACCAAATGAGAAGGTATGTTTACTCTCCAACCAACCTAAGTTAGCGTGCCCACGATCTTGAGCGTTGCGTACTGTGATCATATTCATTTTCTCTTATCAATGTTCAATCAAGCCAATTTCTTAGCGATGCCGGTATCTAGAGCGACTTTTCCAGCGCCAGAAAATGCGAGTGATACGCTTGCTGCCAAAAGAGCCAAACCAAATTCATAGCCGTTGTTTGACAAAAATAGGCCGTTCTCTAAATGGACAGCGGAAATGGCGACGACCATCGTAAATGCAAGTGCCGCAGCGGCGGGGCGGGTCAATAACCCTAGCAAAAGAAACAACCCGCCAAAGAACTCTGCACTACCTGCTAAAAATGCCATCAATACCCCTGCGCCGAGGCCAATTGAAGCCATCCACTGCCCTGTACCTTCAAGGCCGTAACCGCCAAACCAACCGAACAGTTTTTGCGCGCCATGAGCCATAAAAATAATGCCTACCGGGATTCGAAGTACCAGAGCACCATAGCCTGCATTAGATGATGCGAGTGTTTGTATTATTACTTTCATTATGTTCTCCTCAAAAATTTTCGATCAATGTTGAAATGCGTTTTTTTGTTTTACACCTCAAGCGTTGAATCTAAGTTTAGGTGTGTTAGATTGAAGAAAAAATCGGAATGATTTGAATGCTTTATTCAAAATTTTCGAACAAGAGGATTTCATGCATAATTCAATAACAATAGATGCACTAAGAGCACTGGATGCCATTGATAAAAAAGGAAGTTTCTCTTCTGCAGCAGAATCATTATACAAAGTACCTTCTGCTTTAACCTATACAATCAAGAAACTTGAAGACAGTATGGGCGTGGCTCTGTTCGATAGATCGAAACAAAGAGCACAACTCACCCCTGCGGGTCGTCTTGTTTTGGCGCATGGACGCGAAATACTTCTCGCAACCAATCGACTTTTTGACTCGGTTCAACAGCTAGAATCCGGCTGGGAGAGTGATATTCGAATTGCTCGAGATACGGTCATTCCTGAATGTTCTCTATACGATTTGATAGGTGAATTCAATCAACTTGACCATAACGTAGATGTGTCTTTGGGTGTTGAAGTACTAGGCGGTGGCTGGGATGCACTTCATAGTCGACGGGCAGATATCATCATTGGCGCAACAGGTGAACTACCCAAGGGGATGTTTCAAACACACAAAATAGGTCAAGTTTCCTTTGTTTTTGCTATTGCGCCTGACCACCCTCTGGCAGAAGTAGAGGGTATTCTAGAAGCGGATATTCTGAGTCAATATCCCGCAGTGGTCGTTTCTGATACATCCCAACTGCTTCCTGTACGTGACAGTGGCCTATTTAATAGCAAACAAGTCATCAGAGTGAACTCGATGGGGTCCAAACTAAAAGCACAAGTAAAAGGCTTGGGCATCGGCTTTATTCCTGAGCATATGGCGAAACCTTATTTTAAGAGTGGCCAATTAATTGCAAAAGAATGCGCGATTCCAAGGCCCTCTCAAGATGTCTATATAGCTTGGCATAAAAATCATGAAGGGAAAGCCTTTGAATGGTTTGTCGAAAAGCTTTGTCAAATAGATTGGGAGCTTAGCGGGAGCACCAACGGCATAGTTAAAGCATAGCCATAAACAAAAAGGGCGTGATGCACATGATCATTGCAGACATTGTTAAACAAAAACCGCAATATTGTACAAAACCAAACGATGAGTATGCGCTAAGCTAAGTTAGAACAGTAATATGGTTAGTAAACTGAAAAGAGATGCTATGGCGAAGAATAAACCCAGCAAAGAACGTGCTGATTATAAGATCACTGAAGAACTTGGTGGTCTTGAGATTCTTGATGCCAAATATGAAAAACAGAATTTTTCTCGTCATAGTCATGAAGGCTATACCATCGGACTTATTGAGACTGGCGCACAACGGTTTTACCGCACTGGTGGGCATCATATCGCGCCGAAAAATACGATAATTCTGGTTAATGCTGATGAGGTGCACAGTGGTCATTCTGCTTCAGAAGGTGGTTGGGCGTATCGAGCGATGTACCCGCTTCCACAAC
This portion of the Vibrio sp. VB16 genome encodes:
- a CDS encoding response regulator transcription factor, whose protein sequence is MASENIIDFWHSKVTKHKSVYVVPDGCQDVIFSLQKNRSPQVYLSPLYLQTINVEMEPETEMMGFRLRPGCEVKQLDKSGLLSSLHSTSKLTDQIESATHTNENISEVLHCIKQHGTSIQHCANQLGVSSRTLQRVISRNTPRSPSFWLRLARARQSAKTLVDGGIFTEVAYQYQYTDQSHMCREIKHWFGVTPSELLKRHDLISQLFWQAY
- a CDS encoding VOC family protein — translated: MRFKYAILYVEDVTKTLEFYEKAFGFKCSFLHEGGDYGELDTGGTTLSFSSLKLMNQLGKGAVAPNTLTPSFEIAFETENVANVLEIAISAGARLVQKVEEMPWGQTTAYVNDINGFLVEICSPIRN
- a CDS encoding sulfatase-like hydrolase/transferase, translating into MNKIVMSGVIAVLGSSSLQLHAADMTNDTDRPNVLVIIADDMGFSDIGAYGSEIETPNINQLAKEGVSFTNFHVGATCSPTRTMLISGVDNHLAGLGNMHEIMADNQFGKPGYEGHLNNSVVTIATVLKDAGYHTYMAGKWHLGSNKDSIPYSRGFEQSFALAESGADNWVEMPYAPMYDRVHYFENENEVKLPTEDYYSSNFYTQRIIDNIESNREDGKPFLAWIGYQAVHYPHQAPKEFIDKYDGVYDSGWEALRSRRLKNQNEQKLFPNAVSVDDKFGKTSFDDWKLPEWDALSEEEKKFNARRMQTYAGMVDNMDHNIGKIFAYLEDIKELDNTLIIFMSDNGTDPNLLSNNEAYRPWYEKNYEFTYMDDYKGDYSEMGQKGSYADYGPGWAAAANTPNSYFKTFSTEGGLRVPFIARFPSAIPSDSKVNTFAFVKDIYPTILEVTNIDRHTGTYNGKKYHAPDGTSAWSVMTGKQKAVHPDSEAIGYELAGSSAVFKGRYKLAINPPPKGNGEWELYDITIDPSELNNLAKDKPEMVAQMRKEYKAYEKKNSLVPVPEGYNPIDQVIKNSKL
- a CDS encoding multiheme c-type cytochrome; translated protein: MFVVKNSVFVIALVLIDAITSFAYGESRLDNVFVGSQSCESCHEQETKAWQGSHHDKAMQHANDESVLGDFDNAELHYQNEVNRFFKKDDEYWVNIQDENGIFHDYKISFTFGFDPLQQYMVKFPDGRIQLIPFAWDSRAEAENGQKWFYLYPSMNPTSSFFWTNSGQNWNYTCADCHSTNLKKNYDTKSDQYATTWSEIDVNCEACHGPASQHVLWANKEVKPEDKHFGFQRNLSKSVKQWQFIEGQSTLQPTSIESTDLVSTCAQCHSRRVQLNDSVNHTQGEFGDKYELNLISPDIYYSDGQIFDEDYVYGSFLQSKMAAKGVVCTDCHDPHTAKLVIPEEAVCLQCHLSNKYSSIEHSHHDPGSEGDRCVNCHMPATNYMQIDPRRDHAWHIPNPMRSNQMNTPDVCTDCHSDKNPQWAASYIDQWFPDSTRNKEKHFSLAYFAGEIGHSAAEQALGYIALDKNQADIIRASALSRLSNIDGKFATIAAMRGSKDTSPLVRFAAVSATSSYNNEDRWALLSPLLDDPILMVRTAAAGALIEGWSSLSSAQQTQLSPALNEYIDIQRYNSDRAFARTNLGNVYRAQGAFESALTSYQGAIEIEPYFETSYVNLADLYREQNRDDLAKATLEKGAKNAPNSAAIQFSLGLLHLRQDNSTLALAHLIRSVELEPKNSYYQSITELAKSQLNTPSPTTLPE
- a CDS encoding helix-turn-helix domain-containing protein; this translates as MIQTEKNKSINSYRTLSTSDFGQLETFNKDKGRQYTQLRPGELNAKCIEVNLGDVLLLREQLNIGTRIEASPPSSYVPFASLVIPSIRGSFYGNINPKKRLLQASGGDWDINVSNHIDYVATIFSRDFLYQNYLLLTGQEFPIEWLKNKAVQTEETAFNQYTHGLSQLIYLLHQQPELLHHQLVKKAYSETVLDITLNALKPTSVYREKLLPQSKRIKGVRIAIEFLKHHAHLVPTKSELCEISGLSERSLQYGFQEYFGLTPNQYLRALRLNGVRQELIASSSNHHSVSNIALNWGFFELGRFSGEYKRFFNELPSATLKRCY
- the merF gene encoding mercury resistance system transport protein MerF gives rise to the protein MNKQRSLLKWSITGTVVATLCCFTPILVILFTAIGLSGLIGYLDYVLLPSLLFFVGLTTYALFKNKKKNESECD
- a CDS encoding substrate-binding domain-containing protein yields the protein MRLVGPRIRVCVPTNCSFLQVMAKKEPDIHLELVASATQNPIQNLQDGTVDVVLAPGYLAIPGIDSIPVFQDELVLITHSQHALAKKAFIEATDLECEDYLTYSKSAQPGFEYERFIRPSGVVPYLVTVVEVTDAIIELIAAGFGVSILSKWAVQSAINNGSVSAVTLGKSTLTLGWSALVRESEPTPAAARVVSSRLAEWFRC
- a CDS encoding pirin family protein, whose protein sequence is MITVRNAQDRGHANLGWLESKHTFSFGHYHDPKHMGFSALRVINDDIVKPGAGFGTHGHRDMEIVSYVLEGIIEHKDSEGNVQVLPAGEFQLMSAGRGIYHSEYNASQNENLKFLQIWIQPNTFGKTPGYQQKNFGKENGLTLIASPDGNDGALSIKQDASLYQLILDAGQSIDFDIEDGRNVYLHQIRGKLQIDNTIIEAGSGAKIEQQNKVRFMNGQQEQVTALLFDLP
- a CDS encoding DoxX family protein, with the protein product MKVIIQTLASSNAGYGALVLRIPVGIIFMAHGAQKLFGWFGGYGLEGTGQWMASIGLGAGVLMAFLAGSAEFFGGLFLLLGLLTRPAAAALAFTMVVAISAVHLENGLFLSNNGYEFGLALLAASVSLAFSGAGKVALDTGIAKKLA
- a CDS encoding LysR substrate-binding domain-containing protein, which codes for MHNSITIDALRALDAIDKKGSFSSAAESLYKVPSALTYTIKKLEDSMGVALFDRSKQRAQLTPAGRLVLAHGREILLATNRLFDSVQQLESGWESDIRIARDTVIPECSLYDLIGEFNQLDHNVDVSLGVEVLGGGWDALHSRRADIIIGATGELPKGMFQTHKIGQVSFVFAIAPDHPLAEVEGILEADILSQYPAVVVSDTSQLLPVRDSGLFNSKQVIRVNSMGSKLKAQVKGLGIGFIPEHMAKPYFKSGQLIAKECAIPRPSQDVYIAWHKNHEGKAFEWFVEKLCQIDWELSGSTNGIVKA